AGCACCACGAGGAAGGACCACGACGACGTGACCGACACCACCACCCCCGCTGACGGCGAGTTCCGCACCGAGCACGACACGATGGGCGAGGTGCGGGTCCCCGCGTCGGCCCTCTACCGTGCGCAGACGCAGCGGGCCGTGGAGAACTTCCCGATCTCGGGCACCGGCCTCGAGTCGGCGCAGATCGTGGCCCTCGCCCGGATCAAGCGGGCCGCCGCCCTCGTGAACGGCCGCCTGGGCATCCTCGACGACTCGATCGCGCAGGCCATCGCGCAAGCGGCGGACTCGGTGATCGGCGGTGCGCACCACGAGCACTTCCCGGTCGACGTGTACCAGACGGGCAGCGGCACCTCGTCGAACATGAACATGAACGAGGTCCTCGCCACCCTGGCGTCCCGCGTCGCCGACGCCGAGGTCCACCCGAACGACCACGTGAACGCGTCGCAGTCCTCGAACGACGTGTTCCCCACCTCGGTGCACGTCGCCGTGACGGACGCCCTGATCCGGTCGCTCGTGCCGGCGCTCGAGCACCTGGCCGAGTCCCTCGAGCGCAAGGCCACCGAGTGGTCCGGCGCCGTGAAGTCCGGTCGGACGCACCTCATGGACGCGACGCCGGTCACCCTCGGGCAGGAGTTCGGCGGCTACGCGCGCCAGGTCCGCCTGGGCATCGAGCGGGTGCAGGCGACCCTTCCCCGCGTCGCCGAGGTACCGCTCGGGGGCACCGCGGTCGGCACGGGAATCAACACGCCGAAGGGCTTCCCGCAGCAGGTGATCGCCCAGCTCGCCGAGGACACCGGCCTGCCGATCACCGAGGCGCTCGACCACTTCGAGGCCCAGGGTGCACGCGACGCCCTCGTCGAGGCCTCCGGCGCGCTCAAGGTCATCGCCGTGAGCCTCACGAAGATCAACAACGACCTGCGCTGGATGGGCTCCGGTCCGAACACGGGTCTGGGCGAGCTGCACATCCCCGACCTCCAGCCGGGTTCCTCGATCATGCCCGGCAAGGTGAACCCGGTCATCCCGGAGGCCACGCTCATGGTCGCCGCGCGGGTCATCGGCAACGACGCCACGGTCTCGTGGGCCGGCGCGTCCGGGTCGTTCGAGCTCAACGTCGCGATCCCGGTGATGGGCACGGCGCTGCTCGAGTCGATCCGGCTCCTCGCGAACAGCTCGCGGGTGCTCGCCGACAAGACCGTCGACGGACTGCAGGCGAACCTCGAGCGGGCGCGGGCGTTCGCCGAGTCGTCGCCGTCGATCGTGACACCGCTCAACCGCGTCATCGGGTACGAAGCGGCGGCGAAGGTCGCGAAGTACGCCGTCGCCGAGGGGCTCACGGTCCGCGAGGCCGTCGTCGCCCTCGGTCACGTCGAGCGCGGCGAGGTCACCGAGGATCAGCTCGACAGCGCCCTCGACGTCCTGAGCATGACGCGCCCCAACTGACGGACGTGTGCTGCCCGACACGGCTCTCGCGCCCAGCGACACTCCTCGCGCTCGCGAGCGCGAGGAGTGTCGCTCAGACCGAGTCTCGGCACCGGCCGGCCGGCCCGGTCTGGCCGGGCGGCCCGGCCGGCCTACCCGAGGTCGGGCGAGTCGAGCATCTCGGTCACGAGCGCCGCGATCGCCGAGCGCTCCGACCGCGTCAGCGTCACGTGGGCGAACAGCGGGTGCCCCTTGAGCCGCTCGATCACGGACGCGACCCCGTCGTGCCGGCCGACCCGCAGGTTGTCCCGCTGCGCCACGTCGTGGGTCAGGACGACGCGCGAGTTCTGCCCGATCCGGGACAGCATCGTGAGCAGGACGTTGCGTTCGAGGGACTGCGCCTCGTCGACGATGACGAACGCGTCGTGCAGGGAGCGCCCGCGGATGTGCGTGAGCGGCAGGACCTCGAGCATGCCGCGCTCGACGACCTCGTCCAGGACGTTGTCCGACACCAGCGCACCGAGGGTGTCGAACACGGCCTGCGCCCAGGGGTTCATCTTCTCGGAGGCGTCCCCGGGCAGGAATCCGAGCTCCTGCCCGCCGACGGCGTAGAGCGGCCGGAACACCATGATCTTCTTGTGCTGCTGCCGCTCGAGCACGGCCTCGAGGCCGGCGCACAGCGCGAGGGCGGACTTGCCTGTCCCGGCGCTGCCGCCGAGCGAGACGATGCCGATCTCCGGGTCGAGCAGCGCGTCGATCGCGAGGCGCTGTTCGGCGGAGCGGCCGCGGAGGCCGAAGACCTCGCGGTCGCCGCGCACGAGGGACACCGATCCGGCGGTGTGCACGCGGCCGAGCGCCGAGCCCCGCTCGGAGTGGATGACGACGCCGGTGTTGACCGGGACGCCGGCGAGGTCGGCGGTGCGGATCTCCTCGGTCTCGTAGAGGGCGGCGACCTGGTCCCCGGAGACCTGCAGGGTCGTGATGCCCGTGTACCCGGTGTCGACGGCGAGCTCGGCGCGGTACTCCTGGGCCGCGAGGCCGATCGACGCCGCCTTGACCCGGAGCGGCAGGTCCTTCGAGACGACGACCACGTCGAGGCCGTCGTTCGCCAGGTTCGACGCGACCGCGAGGATGCGTGAGTCGTTGTCGCCGAGCTGCAGACCGGAGGGCAGGACGGACTGGTTCGAGTGGTTCAGCTCGACGCGCAGGGACCCGCCGTCGCCGACCGCCACGGGGAAGTCCAGCCGCTCGTGCTCGACCCGCAGTTCGTCGAGGATCCGGAGTGCCTGACGCGCGAAGTACCCGATCTCGGGGTCGTTGCGCTTCGACTCGAGCTCGCTGACGACCACGACGGGCAGGACGACCGCGTGCTCGTCGAACCGGAACAGGGCGCGCGGATCGCTGAGCAGCACGGAGGTGTCCAGCACGTAGGTGCGCTGGGCGACCGGCGTGGACGAGTCCGCGGCCCGGCTGCCGGCAGTGGCGTGCTGCGGCGAGGTGGACGACGTTCCGCGAGAGACGTTCTGAGAGGTCACGACCACTCCATCCCCGGGCCGCGCTCGGCCCGGTCATGTCCTTCGACGCGGCCACTGGAGCGGTCCCGGAGCACCGACCGTGGCCGCTCCGACCGGGCGCGTTGCCCGATGTCGCCAAGCTACGTCCGGCCCCCGACGGGCCGACACCGACACGCTGACCGAGCGGTTACGGTCGCGTGACGGCTCCCTGAACGCGCGAGGCGCGCTCCGCGCGGGCCGGGAGGCCCGCCACCGGCCCGCCACGCGCCTCCCGCCCGTGGGCGGCCCCGCGCTGCGCCCCGCCACGAACACTGCGCCCCGTCGGAACGGGGCGCGACCCGCGTAGCGGGGCGCGGCGTGCCGCGACGTGCGCAGCGCAGCGGGCGCGCCACGCCGCGCGGGCCGCGACGTGCGCAGCGCGCGGCCCCGCGCTGCGCCCTGCCACGAACACCGCGCCCCGTCGGAACGGGGCGCGACCCGCGTAGCGGGGCGCGACGTGCGCAGCACGCAGCACGCAGCGCAGCGCAGCGCGCAGCGCAGCGCAGCGCGAGCCGCTCCGCTACGGCATCGTGGCGTACGAGACGCAGGCGTCGCGGAACATGCCGAGCGTCTCGTCCGTCGTGGACGCGAACGCCGAGACCCGCACCTCGCCGAGACGCGCCGTCGCGGTGACGCCGTGGTTGTGCAGCGCGGCGCTGAGTGCGGTGAGCCGTCCCTGCGCGGGACGGAGCACGACGATGCCGGCTCGCTCCCGAGGGTCCCGGCTCGAGGTGACGGCCAGGCCGAACTCGTCCGCGATCGCCGTGATCCGCTCGACCCGGTCGGCGACGCGCGCCTGCACCGTGCCGACCCCGACGGCCGTGAGGCGTTCGAGCGAGACGGCGAGGCGGGCCTGGGCGACGGGGTCGATCCGCGTCATCGTGAAGGCCGCGGCCCCCGGGCGGACGCTGGGCACCTCGGTCGGCCAGCCCGTCGTGCCGTGTGGTCCGGAGAGCGCCGGCTTGATGCGCTCGAGCGCCCGGTCGCTGAACGACACGAACCCGGTGCCCCACCCGGCGTGCAGCCACTTCTGGCCGCCGGTGGCGACGACGTCCGCCACCTCGTACGGGGCGTCCACGACGCCGAAGCCCTGGATGGCGTCGACGATGAGCAGGCGGTCGCCGATGACCTCGCGCACGGCGGCCAGGTCGACGAGGTAACCGGTGCGCCAGTCGACGAGCGACAGCGCGACCGCGGTGACGTCGTCGGTCAGGCGCTCGCGGATGCGGTCCGCCGTGAGCCACCCGGCACCGGACTCGATGACGACGGGCTGCACCCGCCCGCCGGTGGCCGAGGCGGCGCTGGCCAGGGCGAGCGGCAGCGACGGGTACTCGTCGGCGGCGACGAGGACCCCGCCGGTCAGACCGAAGGCGGTGTGCAGGAGACCGGGCGTGGTGGCGGTCTGCGAGACGACCTGGTCCTCGCGCCGGCGGACGAGGCGGGCGGCGACGGCGCGGACCCGGGCGTCCTGCTCGTCCAGCGTCTCCACGGCGCCGAAGCGCATGCGCTCCTGGATGTGTCCGAGGACGCGCTGTTCCTCGAGGACGGCGGTCTGCACGGGGCCGAAGGCCGCGTGGTCGAGGTAGCCGGGCTCCTCGGCGAAGCCGGCGACGTACTCGTCGATCGTGGTCACGGGGGTGCACCTCTCAGTGGGCAGAACCCTGTGAGCCTACTGGGACCGGAAGAAGCGGTCGAATGCAGTCCGCGGAACGCCAGACCTGCTGCCCAGTCCTGACGGGGCCTCAGCTCCTGTACGGCTGCTCAGCCGCCGAACCGACGGGACCGCAGCCCGAAGTCACGGACCGCGCGGAGGAAGTCGACCTCGCGCAGGTCCGGGTAGAAGGCCTCGACGAAGTAGAACTCGCTGTGCGCGCTCTGCCAGAGCAGGAAGTCCGACAGCCGCTGCTCCCCCGACGTGCGGATCATGAGGTCCGGGTCCGGCTGCCCCTGCGTGTACAGGTGGTCGCCGATGAGCTCGGGGGTGAGGACCTCGGCCAGGGTGTCGAGCGTGCCGCCGCCCTCGCCGTGCGTCCGGACGATGCTCCGCATGGCGTCCGCGATCTCCCGCCGGCCGCCGTAGCCCACCGCCAGGTTGATGTGCAGCCCGGTGTGGTCCGCCGTGCGCTCCTCAGCCTCCTGCAGGGCCGACACGAGCTCCGGGGGCAGGCCGTCGTTGGAACCGACGTGCTGCACCCGCCACGTGCGGTGCTGCGACAGGCTGCGGGCCAGGTCACCGATGATCCCGACGAGCTGCTCGAGCTCCTCGCCACCTCGGCCGGTCAGGTTGTCGGCCGACAACAGGTAGAGCGTGACGACCTGGATGTCGAGGTCCTCGCACCAGGTCAGGAACTCGGGGATCTTCGCCGCGCCGGCTCGGTGACCGTGCGCCGCGGTCTCGAGGCCGAGCTGCCGCGCCCACCGCCGGTTCCCGTCGACGATCATCGCCACGTGCCGGGGCTTCTGCGCACCCTCGATCTCCCGACGGATGCGCTTCTGGTACGCGCGGTAGAGGATCCCGCGTCCCGCCCATCCCAGCTTGCCCGTCACGCGTCGACTGTAGTGCAACCGCCCCTCGGGAGGACTCCCAGCCGCCGTGCCGTCCCCGGGTCGTAGCGTCGGGGCATGCAGTCAGACCAGGAGGCGCCCGCCCTCCCCCACGTGCCCTTCTCGGAGGAGGCCGCGACCAGCCCCGACGCCCCGCGGCCGGCCTGGCGCGGGTGGATACACGCCGGCACGTTCCCGTTCGCCGTCGCGATGGGCATCGTGCTCATCTGCCTGGCGGCCACGCCCGCTGCGAAGGCGGCGAGCGCCGTCTTCATGGCGACCTCGATGGTCATGTTCGGTGTCTCGGCGACCTACCACCGGTTCCCGTGGGGCCCCGTCGTGAAGCGCGTGCTGAAGCGCATCGACCACACGAACATCTTCCTGCTCATCGCCGGCACGTACACGCCGGTGGCCGTCTGCGCGCTGCCGCACACGCTCATGGTGATCGTCCTGTGGGTGATGTGGACCGGCGCCCTGCTCGGTGTCGCGTTCCGCGTCTTCTGGATCAACGCCCCGCGCTGGCTGTACGTCCCGCTCTACCTGGCGCTCGGTTGCGCGGCGTTCCTGATCCTGCCGCAACTGTTCTCGGCGAGTGTCCCGATGACGGTGCTCGTCCTCGCCGGCGGCGTCGCGTACATCCTCGGCGCCGCGGTCTACGGCTTCAAGCGTCCCGACCCGTCGCCGACCTTCTTCGGCTTCCACGAGGTCTTCCACGCCCTCACGGTCGTCG
The sequence above is drawn from the Curtobacterium sp. L6-1 genome and encodes:
- a CDS encoding isoprenyl transferase, whose protein sequence is MTGKLGWAGRGILYRAYQKRIRREIEGAQKPRHVAMIVDGNRRWARQLGLETAAHGHRAGAAKIPEFLTWCEDLDIQVVTLYLLSADNLTGRGGEELEQLVGIIGDLARSLSQHRTWRVQHVGSNDGLPPELVSALQEAEERTADHTGLHINLAVGYGGRREIADAMRSIVRTHGEGGGTLDTLAEVLTPELIGDHLYTQGQPDPDLMIRTSGEQRLSDFLLWQSAHSEFYFVEAFYPDLREVDFLRAVRDFGLRSRRFGG
- a CDS encoding class II fumarate hydratase translates to MTDTTTPADGEFRTEHDTMGEVRVPASALYRAQTQRAVENFPISGTGLESAQIVALARIKRAAALVNGRLGILDDSIAQAIAQAADSVIGGAHHEHFPVDVYQTGSGTSSNMNMNEVLATLASRVADAEVHPNDHVNASQSSNDVFPTSVHVAVTDALIRSLVPALEHLAESLERKATEWSGAVKSGRTHLMDATPVTLGQEFGGYARQVRLGIERVQATLPRVAEVPLGGTAVGTGINTPKGFPQQVIAQLAEDTGLPITEALDHFEAQGARDALVEASGALKVIAVSLTKINNDLRWMGSGPNTGLGELHIPDLQPGSSIMPGKVNPVIPEATLMVAARVIGNDATVSWAGASGSFELNVAIPVMGTALLESIRLLANSSRVLADKTVDGLQANLERARAFAESSPSIVTPLNRVIGYEAAAKVAKYAVAEGLTVREAVVALGHVERGEVTEDQLDSALDVLSMTRPN
- the trhA gene encoding PAQR family membrane homeostasis protein TrhA, giving the protein MQSDQEAPALPHVPFSEEAATSPDAPRPAWRGWIHAGTFPFAVAMGIVLICLAATPAAKAASAVFMATSMVMFGVSATYHRFPWGPVVKRVLKRIDHTNIFLLIAGTYTPVAVCALPHTLMVIVLWVMWTGALLGVAFRVFWINAPRWLYVPLYLALGCAAFLILPQLFSASVPMTVLVLAGGVAYILGAAVYGFKRPDPSPTFFGFHEVFHALTVVAFAAQWAGILVVALDPVR
- a CDS encoding PhoH family protein — protein: MLDTSVLLSDPRALFRFDEHAVVLPVVVVSELESKRNDPEIGYFARQALRILDELRVEHERLDFPVAVGDGGSLRVELNHSNQSVLPSGLQLGDNDSRILAVASNLANDGLDVVVVSKDLPLRVKAASIGLAAQEYRAELAVDTGYTGITTLQVSGDQVAALYETEEIRTADLAGVPVNTGVVIHSERGSALGRVHTAGSVSLVRGDREVFGLRGRSAEQRLAIDALLDPEIGIVSLGGSAGTGKSALALCAGLEAVLERQQHKKIMVFRPLYAVGGQELGFLPGDASEKMNPWAQAVFDTLGALVSDNVLDEVVERGMLEVLPLTHIRGRSLHDAFVIVDEAQSLERNVLLTMLSRIGQNSRVVLTHDVAQRDNLRVGRHDGVASVIERLKGHPLFAHVTLTRSERSAIAALVTEMLDSPDLG
- a CDS encoding aminotransferase class V-fold PLP-dependent enzyme: MTTIDEYVAGFAEEPGYLDHAAFGPVQTAVLEEQRVLGHIQERMRFGAVETLDEQDARVRAVAARLVRRREDQVVSQTATTPGLLHTAFGLTGGVLVAADEYPSLPLALASAASATGGRVQPVVIESGAGWLTADRIRERLTDDVTAVALSLVDWRTGYLVDLAAVREVIGDRLLIVDAIQGFGVVDAPYEVADVVATGGQKWLHAGWGTGFVSFSDRALERIKPALSGPHGTTGWPTEVPSVRPGAAAFTMTRIDPVAQARLAVSLERLTAVGVGTVQARVADRVERITAIADEFGLAVTSSRDPRERAGIVVLRPAQGRLTALSAALHNHGVTATARLGEVRVSAFASTTDETLGMFRDACVSYATMP